In Microbacterium enclense, the DNA window TCATGTTCGGCACCGGACGCAGACGACCGTTGAGGTTCTCGTTGAGCGAGTGGCCCTTCTCCAGCCAGTCCACGAGCGTGAAGAGCTTGAAGGTCGATCCGGCGTTGAAGCCGATGGAACCGCCGTTGTCTTTATCTCCCGCGAACACGATGGAGTTGTATGCGGGATCGGACTCCGCCTGCGTCGGGTCCTGCGTGAACTTCGTGTTCTGCGCGATACCGAGGATGCGGCCGGTCTTGGCCTCCATGCTGACGGCGGTCGAGCCGAACTTCATGCCGTCGTAGCTCTGCGGCGCGTTCTCGTTCATGGCGGTCTGCGCGGCATCCTGGATGCGCCAGTCGAGCGTGGTCTGGATGGTCAGACCGTCTTGGCGGAGCGCGCGGACGCGGTCATCGACCTCGGTGCCGAAGGCGGGGTCGTTCAGGATCGTCGAGACGACGTACTGGCAGAAGTACGGCGCCCCCGAATTCGCACAGCCCTGGTCGGTCTCGGTGATCTGCGGCGTGATCGGCTCGATCGCTGCGGCGACGTATTGCTCGTGCGTGATCTTGCCGTCGATCTCCATACGACTGAGGACATACAGCTGACGTCCCTTGGTCTCGCTATAGCCGTCAGCGGCGTTGACGAGTTGCTCCTGCGTGATCTCGCCGTTGTCGCGGAGGGTGTACAGAGCCTGGATGGTGCTCTGGTCGACGTCGTCGATCGAGCCGTCGGGCGCCTTGTTCAAGGTCGTGCCGTCGTCGTAGACGATCGATCCGCCCTCGCGGTCGATGCGGAAGCGGTTGGGGTTCTGCACCATGCCCGCGAGGATCGCCGACTGCCCGACGTTCAGCTGCGCGGCGGGAACGTTGAAGTAGTACTTCGCCGCGGCGTCGATGCCGTACGTCACCCCCCCGAAGTTCGCGATGTTCAGGTACCCGAGGAGGATCTGGTCCTTCGTGTACTGCTTCTCGAGCTGGATGGCGTAGCGCATCTCCTGCAGCTTGCGCTGGTAGCCCTCGACGCCGTCGGCCTGGATGGCCTGGAGAGCGCACGCCTGCAGGGCTTCGTCGCGCGTCTGGGCGGGAACGGCGGGAGTGGTGTCGGTCGCTTCGACGGCGTCCGTCGCCTTGGCGTCGCGCTCGCAGCGCTGGACGAGCACGTTCTTGACGTATTGCTGGCTGATGGAGGAGCCACCCTGGGTCTCGCCACCCGAGGCGTTGCTGAGCAGCGCGCGAGTGGTACCGATGAGGTCGACGCCACCGTGCTGGTAGTACCGCGGGTCCTCGGACGAGAGGATCGCGTCGTACATCACGGGGTTCACCTGATCGAAGGTGACGGGCGAGCGGTTCTGGTCGTAGAACTTCGCGAGCACCCGGTCGCCGGCCATGAGCGTGGTCGGCAGCATGAGCGCGTCAGGCTGCAGGTAGCTCGGCATGTTGTCGAAGATCGTGATGGCGCTGCTGGCGGCGGCACCGGACACGGCGATCGCCGGCGTGACGGCGGCGGTCATCAGAACACCCGCGGCCGTGCTCAGACCGACGAGGCCGAGGATGCCGCCGAGCGCACCGCTAGCCGTACGTTTGTTCTCAGGCATAGGGTTGATGCTAAGCGACGTTGCTGGGCGATGCCTTGATGGCGTGCGCTCGCGCGCGTACGCGTTTCGGTCGCGCACATTCGGTGCGCGGCATCCGAGCCACCTCCGGGAGCTGCGAATGACCACGTGGGAGTACCTCACCACGCCGCTGTTGATCCACAACACCGCGGCGATCCTCAACAACTGGGGAAAGCAGGGGTGGGAGCTCGTGCAGGTCGTTCCCGGGCCGGAGGGGGGCCTCGTCGCGTACTTCAAGCGTCCGACCGGCGGCGGAACCGCGAACGCCGGTCTGGGTGCCGCCGAGGCGGCCGCGCGCCAGTTCGAGGGTCAGCAGTGAGCGTCGCGGAGCGCCTCGCCGCGCTGGGCGTCGAGATCCCTTCCGTCGTCCCCCCGGTTGCTGCTTACATCCCCGCCAAGCGCCACGGCGATCTCGTCTACACCTCGGGTCAGCTGCCGATGGTGCAGGGTGCGCTCCCGGCGACGGGCAAGGTCGGTGAGGCCGACGGTCTCGTGAGCCCCGCGGATGCCAAGACCTACGCGCGCCAGTGCGCGCTCAACGCCATCGCGGCCGCCGCCGCCCTCGTCGGCGGTGTGGAGAACATCACCGGCGTTCTCAAGCTCACCGGGTTCGTGGCATCCGTTCCCGCGTTCACCGGCCAGCCGGGTGTGATCAACGGGGCGAGCGAGTTCCTGGGCGAGGTCTTCGGGGAGGCCGGGGCGCACGCCCGTTCGGCCGTCGGCGTGCCCGTGCTGCCGCTGGACAGCCCCGTCGAGGTCGAGGTCGTCTTCACCGTCGCGTGACGTCGTCGGAGAATGCAGAAGGGGCGGGCTCCGGTCGGGAGCCCGCCCCTTCTGCGCGTCAGGAGGCTTCTTCCTGTCGGGTCGCCGCCGCCAGGTCGGCTTCGGATGCGACGTAGCCCTGGACGTGTCGCTCGTCGACGCCGTTGTACGCGGAGAGCGGGCGGATGAGAGCGTTGGATGCCGTCTGCTCGACGATGTGCGCCGTCCAGCCCGTCACGCGCGCGGCGACGAAGAGCGGCGTGAACGTCGGAGTGTCGAAACCGATGAGGTGGTACGCCGGGCCCGACGGATAGTCGAGGTTGGGGTATATGCCCTTGCGTGAGACGAACGCGGTCTCGAGTTCCTCGTAGAGCGCGGCGAGCTCGGCGGCGTCGTAGTGGGCGACCAGGGTGTCGAGGGCCGCTTTCATCGTGGGGACGCGCGAGTCCCCCTTCTTGTAGACGCGATGTCCGAAGCCCATGATCTTGCGCTTGTTCGCGAGGGCGTCGTCGAGCCATGCGGTGACACGGTCGGCTGAGCCGATCTCGTCGAAGATGTGCATGACGGCCTCGTTCGCGCCGCCGTGCAGGGCGCCTTTGAGAGCGCCGATCGCTCCGACCACCGCGGAGTACAGGTCGGCGGTCGTCGATGTGATGACGCGCGCGGTGAAGGTCGACGCGTTGAAGGAGTGTTCCGCGTACAGGATCATCGACACGGTGAAGGCGTCGGCGACCACGTCGGCCGGTTCTTCGCCGAACGTCATCCAGAGGAAGTTCCGCGAATAGTCGAGGTCGGCACGAGGGGGGACGAGATCCTGCCCGCGCCGACGTCGCTGGTCGTAGGCCACCATCGCGGGGATCTTCGCGAACAGCAGCTTCGCCTTGGCGAGGTCGGCCGCGGGGGAGTTGTCGGCGACATCGCCCGCGGCGGCGCCCCGTGCCGACACGGCGGTGCGGAGGACGTCCATCGGGTGGGCGTCGAGCGGGAGCAGGTCGATCACGGTCTTGACGTCGGCATCGAGGTCGCGGTGGGCCCGCTCGAACGCCTCGAACTCCGCTCGCTCGTCGTCGCTCGGCAGTTCGCCGTTCCACAGCAGCAGCGCAACCGCCTCGAAGGACTGGGTCGCCGCCAACTCCTGCACGGGGTACCCGCGATACAGGAGCGAGTTGGTGTCGGGATTGACCTTGCTGACGGCGGTGTAGTCCACCGTGACGCCGGCGAGGCCCTTCTTGATGTCGTCCTGGGTGTCGGCCATGCTCACTCCTTCGTGATGGTGAAGTCGAAGATGTTCGTGTCGAAGCGGTTGTACTGCTCGTAGTCGATCAGGTCGTAGAGGTCTGCGCGATGCTGCATCTGCCCGAGCTGGCTGCTGAGGTGGCCCTCGTCCTGCAGCACATCGAGGGCGCGGTCGGCGGCGCCCATCGCGAGGCGCAGGAGCGAGACGGGCCAGATGACGATGTTCACGCCGACATCGCGCAGGTCGTCGACGCTGAACAGGTCGCTTTTTCCGAACTCGGTCATGTTGGCGAGGATCGGCACATCGACCGCTGCCCGCACCGCCTCGAACTCGGCGAGCGTCCGCATGGCCTCGGGGAAGACGGCATCCGCTCCAGCGTCCACGAGCTGCCGCGCGCGGTCGATCGCGGCATCCAGTCCATCGACGGCACGGATGTCGGTCCGCGCCATGATGAGGAAATTGTCGTCGCGCCGGGCGTCGACCGCCGCGCGGATGCGCTTGACGGCCGTGTCGGCGTCGACGACCGCTTTCCCATCGAGATGGCCGCATCGCTTCGGGTTGATCTGGTCTTCGATATGGCAGCCGGCCAGGCCCGCGTCTTCGAGGGTCTGAATGGTGCGCGCGACGTTCATCGGCTCTCCGAAGCCGGTGTCGGCGTCGATGATCGCGGGCAGCTCGGTCATCCTGGCGATCTGCTGCCCGCGCCCGGCGACCTCGGTGAGCGTCGTCAGTCCGATGTCGGGCAGGCCCAGGTCGGCGCTCAGGACGGCGCCCGAGATGTACACGCCCTCGAAGCCCTTGCGTTCGATGAGCCGGGCCGACAGCGGATTGAACGCGCCGGGGAAGCGGAGGAGTTCACCGGAGGCCAGCCGTTCGCGCAGGACGCGGCGCTTCTCCGCGGGGGAGGTGGTCGCGTACAGCATCAGAAGAGTCCCTTGGGGGCGGGTGCGGATGCCAGGACGCCGGGCTTGGCGACGATGTTCAGCTGCATGACTTCGGCGGGGGTGAGCTCGGGGAGGCGCGCTGCGAGGGTGAGGAACCGGTCGATCTCCTCCGGGAGGAGCACGGGTTCGGCGAGGGTACGGAACTTGCGGATGTAGTCCTCGCGGGTGAAGGGGCGGGCGCCCAGGGGGTGGGCGTCGGCGACGGCGATCTGATCTTCGACGGTCGACCCGTCGGTGAGGGTGATGACCACGCGCCCGCCGAAGGCCTTCTCGTTCGGGTCGTCGGAGTGGTACCGGCGGGTCCATTCGGGGTCTTCGGCGGTGGTGACCTTGTGCCAGAGGGCGACGGTGTCTTCGCGGGCGGCGCGGGTGGGGGCGTAGGAGTGGACGTGGTGCCACCCGCCGTCCTGCAACGCGACGGCGAAGATGTACGGGATGGAGTGATCCAACGTCTCCCGGCTGGCGGTGGGGTCGTACTTCTGCGGGTCGTTCGCGCCGGAGCCGATCACGTAGTGGGTGTGGTGGCTGGTGTGCAGGACGATGGAGGCGATGTTCGCCGGGTCGGTCAGATCGGGGCGTTCGTGATGGAGCTTGCGGGCGAGATCGATCCACGCCTGCGCCTGATACTCCGCCGAATGCTCCTTCGTGTAGGAGTCGAGGATGCCGCGCTTGGGCTCGCCGTCGCCGGGGAGGGGAACGTCGTATGAGGCGTCGGGGCCGTCGAGCAGCCACGCGATGACCCCGTCCTCCCCCTCGTAGATGGGTGACGGGCTGGTCTCACCCCGCATGGCACGGTCGACCGCCTCGATCGCCATCTTCCCCGCGAAGGCGGGGGCGTGCGCCTTCCAGGTGGAGATCTCGCCCTTGCGGGACTGACGGGTGGCGGTGGTGGTGTGCAGGGCCTGCCCGATGGCCTGGTAAATGGTCTCCTGGTCGAGGTCGAGCAGGGTTCCGAGGCCGGCGGCCGCGGAGGGGCCGAGGTGGGCCACGTGATCGATCTTGTGCTTGTGCAGGCTGATCGCCCGGACCAGGTCGATCTGGATCTCATACGCCGTGGCGAGGGCGCGGACGACGGCGGCGCCGTCGCGGCCGGTGTGCTGGGCGACGGCGAGGATCGGGGGGATGTTGTCCCCGGGGTGGGAGTACTCCGCCGCCAGGAACGTGTCGTGGTAGTCGAGCTCGCGGACCGCGACACCGTTCGCCCACGCCGCCCACTCGGGGCTCGATCGCCGCTCCAGCAGGCATCCGAACACGGTCGCGCCCGACCCTCCGATCGACACCGCATGATCCAACGCCTGCTGCCGCGCCGCGCTCACCGGCCGTCGTGAGAGCGACGCCGCCGCGACCGCCGCGTTGTCGATCACCCGATTGATGATCATGTCGACCACATCGTCGTCGACCTCCACCGGATCGACGGCGACCCGCGCCAACGACCACGCGAGCTGACCCTCGCGAGCCAGATTCTCCTCGCTGCGGTGCGTGCGAACGTGATGCGTGATCGTCATGATCTTCTCTTTCGGCCGGTGAGCTGCGCGGTGAGCGCGGCGGTGGGGGAGGCCTCGATGGAATCGAGGATGCTGGTGAGCGCGTGGTGCAGATGGACGTGCACGGCGTGCGCCGCGAGGTCGCCGTCTCCCGCCGCGATCGCCGCGGCGATCAGGCGATGTTCGGCTACGGACGCCGCGAGCCGCTCGGGCTGGTAGCGCGCGAGGCGACGCACCCGGACGAGGTGGGTGCGGATGACCTGCAGCGCGCTGACGAGATAGTCGTTGTCGGTGGCGGCATCGAGCTCGGCATCGAACTCGGCGATGAGAGAGTAGTACGCGTCGCGCGCGGCGTCGCCATCGAGGTCCGCTGACGCGAAGGCATCCGCTATCCGCGCGAACGTCGGCGCCGAGGGAGATGCCGCAGCGAGTCGCGCCGCCGTCTCCTCGAGCGCACGCCGCACCGTGAAGAGCGCGCGGATGTCGTCGCTCTTCACGTCGGTGACGACGGTCACCCGGGGCGATGACTGGGTGACGAGCCCGTCCGACGCCAGCCGCGCCAGGGCGGCGCGGAGCGGAGTCCGGCTGACGCCGAGTCGCGCCGATTGCTCGACCTCGCCGAGCACGGTGCCGGGGGCCAGAACGCCCGTCTGGATCTCGTCCAGGAGGGTCGTGTAGGCGATATCGCTCGCACGCATGGCACGCCTCCTCACCTTCGCTGGCGAATTCGAGTGTATACGCAAGGGGGTCCGTGCGGCCTCGAACTGTGCATGGGGAGCGGCAGCGTATACATAAGACGAACCGGGATGTTCCGTCACGACGACCGAGGTGCACGCGAACGCCGAAGGTCCCGGATGCCGAGAGGGCTGGCATCCGGGACCTTCCACGACACGCGGGGCTACTTCACCTGGGCGCTGATCACGCTCATGACCGCGGTGTCCGCGAGGGTGGTGGTGTCGCCGACCTCTCGACCCTCCGCCACGTCCCGCAGAAGTCGGCGCATGATCTTGCCCGAGCGCGTCTTCGGGAGCTCACCGACGATGTAGACGTCACGGGGGCGCGCGATCGGGCCGATCTGCTCGCCGACCCACTTGCGCAGCTCATCTCCGAGCCCCTCGACGGGATGCTGCTTCAGGTAGCTGCTCTTGATGATGACGAAGGCCACGACCGCCTGACCGGTCGTCTCGTCGGAGGCGCCCACGACCGCGGATTCGGCGACGCCCTCGTGCCCGACGAGCGCCGACTCGATCTCCGCCGTCGACAGGCGGTGACCCGAGACGTTCATCACGTCGTCGACCCGGCCCAGGAGCCAGACGTCGCCGTCTTCGTCGAGACGCGCGCCGTCACCGGCGAAGTAGTACCCCTTGTCGGCGAACTTCTCCCAGTAGGTCTCGCGATAGCGGTCGGGGTCGCCCCAGATGCCACGCAGCATGCTCGGCCACGGTTCCGTGATCACGAGGAGGCCGCCGCTGCCGTTTCCGACCGGCTCGCCCTTGTCGTCGACCACGGCGATCGAGATCCCGGGGATGGGCACCTGGGCGGAGCCGGGCTTGGTCTCGGTGACACCGGGCAGCGCGGAGATCATGATGGCCCCGGTCTCGGTCTGCCACCAGGTGTCGACGATGGGTGTCTCGTCGGCGCCGATGATCTCGCGGTACCAGACCCAGGCCTCGGGGTTGATCGGCTCCCCCACAGAGCCGAGCAGGCGGAGGGACGACAGGTCGAACTTCTGCGGCACATCGCGCCCGATCTTCATGAACGAGCGGATCGCGGTGGGCGCGGTGTAGAAGATCGTCACGCCGTGCTTCTCGATGAGCTCCCACCACCGGCCGGGGTGCGGGGTGTCGGGGGTGCCCTCGTACAGCACCTGCGTGGCGCCGTTGGCGAGGGGGCCGTAGGCGACGTACGTGTGCCCGGTGATCCACCCGATGTCGGCGGTGCACCAGTAGACGTCGGTCTCGGGGTGCACGTCGTGCACGACCCGGTTCGTGAAGGCGGCCTGGGTGAGGTAGCCGCCCGAGGTGTGGAGGATGCCCTTCGGCTTCCCGGTCGTGCCGGAGGTGTAGAGGATGAACAGCGGTGTCTCGGCTGGGAAGGCTTCGGCCTCGTGCTCGGCGGAAGCGTGCGGCACCACGTCGTGGTACCAGAGGTCGCGCCCCTCGACCCAGTCCACCTCGTTCTCTCCGCGACGGACGACGACGACGTGCTCCACCGTCTCCTGCTCGCCGGAGCCGTTGCGGTCGGCGAGAGCCTGGTCGACCGCCGGCTTGAGCGGAGACACCTTGCCCTTGCGCCACCCGCCATCCGCCGTGATCACGACCTTGGCCCCCGCGTCATCGATGCGGGCGCGCAGGCTGTCGGCCGAGAAACCGCCGAACACGACCGAGTGGACGGCGCCGATCCGGGCGACGGCGAGCATGGACGCGATGGCCTCGGGGATCATCGGCAGGTACAGGGCGACGCGGTCGCCGCGCTCGACACCCAGATTGGTGAGGACGTTCGCGAGGCGCTTCACCTCGTCGGTGAGCTCGGCGTACGTGACGTCGCGCTGGTCGCCCGGCTCGCCCTCCCAACGCAGCGCGATGCGGTCGCCGTTGCCGGCTTCCACGTGGCGGTCGAGGCAGTTGTAGGCGACGTTCAGCTCGCCGTCGGCGAACCACTCCGCGAACGGGGGATTCGACCAGTCGAGCACCCGTGTGAAGGGGGTGTGCCAGTGCAGTTCCCGCGCCTGGTCGGCCCAGAATCCCTCGCGATCGGCGGCCGCGCGCTCGTAGAGCGCGGCGTCGGCGACGGCCTCGGAGGCGAAGCGCGCCGAGGGGGCGAAACGTCGGGTCTCGTTGAGGAGATGGTCGATCTGGCTGCTCATCGCAACGCTCCTTCGCGGTCCGGGGGATGCCGCGTCCTCGCGAGCATCGTCACCGTGACGACCGTAGCGAGGGCCTCCGACACCCGGCCACCTCCGATAGTTGGCATCCGCTTATCGCGAAACAGGTGATATATCGCAATGAATGGATGCGTCGCGAGTTGGCTCAGCCCTCGCTGACGCGTAATCTAGGGACGCCCGAACATCGCTTCCGGCACCGCGTCGGTGGGAGCCCCCCAATTTTCACCGGCGCGTGGCGGCATCCCTCGCCCCCCACTGACGGGATGCCGCCCCCTCCTTTTTCTGCCCCGTCCAGCGTCGGACGTCGACGGCACAGTCTCTTCGACTCTTCTCCCCACGGGGTGGATTCACCGGTCCGTCCACGGATCGCCTCGCCCGAGCGACGAAGATCCCCGTGGTCTCTCTACGGTCGTCGGCATGTCGTCCGTCCTCCCCTTCCGGCCCCCGGCCGCTCGCCTCCCCGGCTCTTCGACGTGGGCCGACCCGGCGCTGGCGTTCCTGCGCCCCTTTCTCGACGACCCGACCATCACAGACCTCTTCGTCAACGGCGAGGAGGGACTCTTCGTCGACCGGGGGAGCGGGACCGAGCGTGTCGTCTCATGGAGCGCCGACGAGAGCGCCGTGCGTCGCCTGGCCGTGCGCCTCATCGCCCTCGGCGGTCGCCATCTCGACGACGCGTCGCCGTGCGTGGACGTGCGGCTCGAGCGTGGCATCCGAGTGCACGCCGTTCTCTCTCCTGTGTCGGCCCGCGGCACGGCTGTATCGATTCGTGTGCCGCGGTGGGACGCACCGGACCTGGCGCGTCTGGAAACGACGGGGATGATCACCGCGCGAGGCCGGGTTCGTCTCGATGAGCTGGTCGACAGCCGGTCGAACGTGCTCATCACCGGTTCCACGGGTGCGGGGAAGACGACCCTGCTCAGCGCTCTCCTCTCTCGCGTCCCACAGGACGAACGCATCATCACGATCGAGGAGGTGGCGGAGCTCCGCCCCGCGCATCCGCACCACGTCGCCCTGGAAGCGCGCCAGCCCAACCTCGAAGGCGCGGGCGGCATCGGACTCGCCCGCCTCGTGCGGGAGGCGTTGCGGATGCGTCCCGACCGCCTGATCCTCGGGGAGTGCCGGGGAGAGGAGCTGCGCGAACTTCTCCTGGCGTTGAACACCGGCCACGACGGAGGGGCGGGCACCCTTCACGCACGCAGCCTCCTCGACGTCCCGGCGCGCCTCGAGGCGCTGGGAGCGCTCGCGGGGATGGATGCCGTTGCCCTCGGGCGGCAGGTGGAGAGCGGTCTGGACGTCGTCATCCACGTCGAGCGGACGGCGGCGGGCCGACGTGTCGCCGGCATCGGACGGCCCATCCTTCGCGGCGGGCGTCTCGCGATCGAGCCGGAGCCCTGGACGTGATCGTTCGGAACGCCCGCCGGCGCCCTCGCGGCCCGGACCCGCTCGAGACGATCCTTCGCCTCGCCGTCTTGATGTCGGCCGGCCTCGGCGCCGCCGCTGCGTGGCGGCACCTCGCCGATGACGGCGGAGGGGTGGTGCGCGAGGCCGCGGACGCCGCAACCGCGGGAGACGACGTCGCCTCCGTCCTCCGACGAAGAGGCGACGGGTGGCTCGACGTCGCTGCTGTCTGGGCGGTGGCGGTCGCGGTCGGGGCGCCGCTGGCCGACACCCTCCGAGAGATGGGGACGACCCTGCGTGAGGCAAGGGACATCGCCGATGACGTGCGGGTCTCGCTCGCGGAACCCCTTGCGACCGCGCGTCTGTTGGCCGGACTTCCGCTGGTGGGGGTCCCCCTCGGAATGGCCCTCGGGTTCGACACGGTCAGGGTGCTGACCACCGACCCGATCGGCCGGTGTTGCCTCGGTGCGGGGCTGGCGCTGGTGACGGTGGCTCGCGTCTGGTCTCGACGACTGGCGCGGCGAGCCACGCCGTCGGCGGAGATCCCCGGGATGACCGCCGACCTCTTCGCCGTGGCGCTCTCCGCGGGAGCGTCGATCGAGCGCGCGCGTGCCCTCATCCGCGGGCAGCGGGACGACGGATCCCCCTTCGAAGACGACGATGACATGCGTCGCGTCGAAGCGACTCTCGACCTCTCGGTACGCGCCGGCGTCCCCGCGGGCGAGCTTCTGCGCGGTGATGCGTGGCTCGCCCGACGCTCGGCGCGCGCGAAGGGACGCGAGGCGGCGGCGACGCTGTCCACGCGCCTGCTCCTGCCGCTGGGCGCGTGCACGCTCCCCGCTTTCCTCCTCCTCGCCGTCGCTCCGCTCATGATCGGAGTCCTCCGCTCGGGGGTATCCCCGCTCTGACTCGATTCTTCCTTTCCGCTCCCACTCCCTATGAAAGAGGTCCCTCATGTCCTTCCCGCGTCGTCTCCTTCCTTCCCGCTCCGTCTCTCGCGCTGCCGACGGCACGACCCGCCTTCCACCGCTCACCACCCACCGCGCCGGCGCTCTGTTCCTCGACGATCGGGGGGCCGCGACGGCGGAGTACGCGATCGCGACGATGGCCACTGTTGCCGAGATAAGGCAGACCCAAGGCCCAGTGAGAGCTGCAACCACTCCTCTTATATCCGAACGTCGTTCACAGGTGGCGCTCCCTGTAAAGATGATGCCGAACGCTCGGTTTACCCCCATACTGATCAAGTAACGTGACCGCTACTCACCACCACGGAGGGGTCGTTGCCCAATCCGCCGAAGCGCCTTCGCGCGTGGGTCGAGCTTGCCAAACAGGAGGGCTGGACGTATGACGAAACAAAAGAGGGTCATCCCCGGTTGAATCCCCCGCAGGGGTTGATCGATCCCGGATACGACAGGCCGGCCAAA includes these proteins:
- a CDS encoding TadA family conjugal transfer-associated ATPase, with protein sequence MSSVLPFRPPAARLPGSSTWADPALAFLRPFLDDPTITDLFVNGEEGLFVDRGSGTERVVSWSADESAVRRLAVRLIALGGRHLDDASPCVDVRLERGIRVHAVLSPVSARGTAVSIRVPRWDAPDLARLETTGMITARGRVRLDELVDSRSNVLITGSTGAGKTTLLSALLSRVPQDERIITIEEVAELRPAHPHHVALEARQPNLEGAGGIGLARLVREALRMRPDRLILGECRGEELRELLLALNTGHDGGAGTLHARSLLDVPARLEALGALAGMDAVALGRQVESGLDVVIHVERTAAGRRVAGIGRPILRGGRLAIEPEPWT
- the prpB gene encoding methylisocitrate lyase, which codes for MLYATTSPAEKRRVLRERLASGELLRFPGAFNPLSARLIERKGFEGVYISGAVLSADLGLPDIGLTTLTEVAGRGQQIARMTELPAIIDADTGFGEPMNVARTIQTLEDAGLAGCHIEDQINPKRCGHLDGKAVVDADTAVKRIRAAVDARRDDNFLIMARTDIRAVDGLDAAIDRARQLVDAGADAVFPEAMRTLAEFEAVRAAVDVPILANMTEFGKSDLFSVDDLRDVGVNIVIWPVSLLRLAMGAADRALDVLQDEGHLSSQLGQMQHRADLYDLIDYEQYNRFDTNIFDFTITKE
- a CDS encoding MmgE/PrpD family protein — protein: MTITHHVRTHRSEENLAREGQLAWSLARVAVDPVEVDDDVVDMIINRVIDNAAVAAASLSRRPVSAARQQALDHAVSIGGSGATVFGCLLERRSSPEWAAWANGVAVRELDYHDTFLAAEYSHPGDNIPPILAVAQHTGRDGAAVVRALATAYEIQIDLVRAISLHKHKIDHVAHLGPSAAAGLGTLLDLDQETIYQAIGQALHTTTATRQSRKGEISTWKAHAPAFAGKMAIEAVDRAMRGETSPSPIYEGEDGVIAWLLDGPDASYDVPLPGDGEPKRGILDSYTKEHSAEYQAQAWIDLARKLHHERPDLTDPANIASIVLHTSHHTHYVIGSGANDPQKYDPTASRETLDHSIPYIFAVALQDGGWHHVHSYAPTRAAREDTVALWHKVTTAEDPEWTRRYHSDDPNEKAFGGRVVITLTDGSTVEDQIAVADAHPLGARPFTREDYIRKFRTLAEPVLLPEEIDRFLTLAARLPELTPAEVMQLNIVAKPGVLASAPAPKGLF
- a CDS encoding DUF4177 domain-containing protein, which produces MTTWEYLTTPLLIHNTAAILNNWGKQGWELVQVVPGPEGGLVAYFKRPTGGGTANAGLGAAEAAARQFEGQQ
- a CDS encoding RidA family protein, encoding MSVAERLAALGVEIPSVVPPVAAYIPAKRHGDLVYTSGQLPMVQGALPATGKVGEADGLVSPADAKTYARQCALNAIAAAAALVGGVENITGVLKLTGFVASVPAFTGQPGVINGASEFLGEVFGEAGAHARSAVGVPVLPLDSPVEVEVVFTVA
- a CDS encoding GntR family transcriptional regulator, translating into MRASDIAYTTLLDEIQTGVLAPGTVLGEVEQSARLGVSRTPLRAALARLASDGLVTQSSPRVTVVTDVKSDDIRALFTVRRALEETAARLAAASPSAPTFARIADAFASADLDGDAARDAYYSLIAEFDAELDAATDNDYLVSALQVIRTHLVRVRRLARYQPERLAASVAEHRLIAAAIAAGDGDLAAHAVHVHLHHALTSILDSIEASPTAALTAQLTGRKRRS
- a CDS encoding bifunctional 2-methylcitrate synthase/citrate synthase, encoding MADTQDDIKKGLAGVTVDYTAVSKVNPDTNSLLYRGYPVQELAATQSFEAVALLLWNGELPSDDERAEFEAFERAHRDLDADVKTVIDLLPLDAHPMDVLRTAVSARGAAAGDVADNSPAADLAKAKLLFAKIPAMVAYDQRRRRGQDLVPPRADLDYSRNFLWMTFGEEPADVVADAFTVSMILYAEHSFNASTFTARVITSTTADLYSAVVGAIGALKGALHGGANEAVMHIFDEIGSADRVTAWLDDALANKRKIMGFGHRVYKKGDSRVPTMKAALDTLVAHYDAAELAALYEELETAFVSRKGIYPNLDYPSGPAYHLIGFDTPTFTPLFVAARVTGWTAHIVEQTASNALIRPLSAYNGVDERHVQGYVASEADLAAATRQEEAS
- the acs gene encoding acetate--CoA ligase; translated protein: MSSQIDHLLNETRRFAPSARFASEAVADAALYERAAADREGFWADQARELHWHTPFTRVLDWSNPPFAEWFADGELNVAYNCLDRHVEAGNGDRIALRWEGEPGDQRDVTYAELTDEVKRLANVLTNLGVERGDRVALYLPMIPEAIASMLAVARIGAVHSVVFGGFSADSLRARIDDAGAKVVITADGGWRKGKVSPLKPAVDQALADRNGSGEQETVEHVVVVRRGENEVDWVEGRDLWYHDVVPHASAEHEAEAFPAETPLFILYTSGTTGKPKGILHTSGGYLTQAAFTNRVVHDVHPETDVYWCTADIGWITGHTYVAYGPLANGATQVLYEGTPDTPHPGRWWELIEKHGVTIFYTAPTAIRSFMKIGRDVPQKFDLSSLRLLGSVGEPINPEAWVWYREIIGADETPIVDTWWQTETGAIMISALPGVTETKPGSAQVPIPGISIAVVDDKGEPVGNGSGGLLVITEPWPSMLRGIWGDPDRYRETYWEKFADKGYYFAGDGARLDEDGDVWLLGRVDDVMNVSGHRLSTAEIESALVGHEGVAESAVVGASDETTGQAVVAFVIIKSSYLKQHPVEGLGDELRKWVGEQIGPIARPRDVYIVGELPKTRSGKIMRRLLRDVAEGREVGDTTTLADTAVMSVISAQVK
- a CDS encoding transglycosylase domain-containing protein, translated to MPENKRTASGALGGILGLVGLSTAAGVLMTAAVTPAIAVSGAAASSAITIFDNMPSYLQPDALMLPTTLMAGDRVLAKFYDQNRSPVTFDQVNPVMYDAILSSEDPRYYQHGGVDLIGTTRALLSNASGGETQGGSSISQQYVKNVLVQRCERDAKATDAVEATDTTPAVPAQTRDEALQACALQAIQADGVEGYQRKLQEMRYAIQLEKQYTKDQILLGYLNIANFGGVTYGIDAAAKYYFNVPAAQLNVGQSAILAGMVQNPNRFRIDREGGSIVYDDGTTLNKAPDGSIDDVDQSTIQALYTLRDNGEITQEQLVNAADGYSETKGRQLYVLSRMEIDGKITHEQYVAAAIEPITPQITETDQGCANSGAPYFCQYVVSTILNDPAFGTEVDDRVRALRQDGLTIQTTLDWRIQDAAQTAMNENAPQSYDGMKFGSTAVSMEAKTGRILGIAQNTKFTQDPTQAESDPAYNSIVFAGDKDNGGSIGFNAGSTFKLFTLVDWLEKGHSLNENLNGRLRPVPNMKNSCYGDWINGGSTIINNFASDPGYYGTPMTFTKNSLNTGYLAMAAQLDLCDIAKVAKKLGVTRGDGTDIEMRVANNVIGDDNVSPIAMAGAYATVANGGTHCQPKVIDKVTDSDGAERPIPDRQCTPGTLTPEVSAAAAFALQGVMTGGGTGQAANPFDGTALIGKTGTHEGWNTWMIESSTNVTTAVWVGNWEGIETLFGKYWNGQQLSNMRYSIAEGAQRAADEFYGGDAFPPPPSNLTRTIQRDLPNVVGRSIDEARSTLESAGFSVTVGSPVDSELGGDRVAAQNPGAGTAPAGSTITISPGNGQGGTVPDVSGNNVNAARSALQSAGFTNISIGSCERDGSAPAEGRVTGTNPAAGTATNKSTPVSLSIAAKECP